In a single window of the Paenibacillus sp. MMS20-IR301 genome:
- a CDS encoding helix-turn-helix domain-containing protein: MRLLIVDDEQFAVEGLLYCCDWKALGVEEVLTADRADRAREMLSANRIELLICDIEMPDEDGLSLVAWVREHSPWTESIFLTCHSEFSYAKKAVNLGSFDYLLKPVDTEELLSAVSGMIAAIREKEEYESYNKMYHKYLNLWQKEKPKRVERFWQDLLSRSILSFGDFVDRELASAGVGLHPGDLVLPVLISIEEWSKPLSPRDQEIMEYAVKKAAEECFTEEHPGEAVTDKSGVIFILLYAKGAPGEPSKEKLSLQGLTATGKRFITICQELFFSIVTCYVGSFRPLQELPGMCESLKSMERDNISRTQSVLLYVPQEQVLLSPDSDEIELSDLLAYMLNGKRESAVRFIHNLTEKLEASPGFQGRNLDALHQDTLQMIYHFLQVRGINAGSIAMFTDWTTARIRGLLQYRHWVEGMVSAVMEAEFERQEKGGVIERSIRYIQQNVEEEISRDIVADYVGLNPAYLSRLFKKETGQNLIDFLIAVKMNRTRELLDTTEMSVSTIAQQVGYSNFSHFTKMFRKQFDVNPQEYRKVTKRLD, encoded by the coding sequence ATGCGATTATTAATTGTAGATGATGAACAGTTCGCTGTGGAGGGGCTGCTCTATTGCTGTGATTGGAAGGCGCTTGGGGTCGAAGAGGTTTTGACGGCGGACAGGGCGGACAGGGCCAGGGAGATGCTCAGCGCGAACAGAATAGAATTGCTGATTTGTGATATTGAGATGCCGGATGAAGACGGTCTGTCGCTGGTCGCTTGGGTGAGGGAGCATTCTCCCTGGACAGAGTCGATCTTTCTGACCTGCCATTCCGAATTCTCCTATGCCAAGAAGGCCGTTAACCTGGGGAGCTTTGATTATCTGCTGAAGCCTGTGGACACAGAGGAGCTGTTGTCTGCCGTCTCGGGAATGATTGCCGCCATCCGCGAGAAGGAAGAGTATGAATCCTACAACAAGATGTACCATAAGTATCTGAATCTGTGGCAAAAGGAAAAGCCGAAACGGGTAGAGCGCTTTTGGCAGGATTTGCTGTCGCGCAGCATTTTATCTTTTGGAGACTTTGTTGACCGGGAGCTGGCAAGTGCGGGCGTGGGGCTGCATCCCGGCGATCTGGTGCTTCCCGTGCTGATCAGCATTGAGGAATGGTCCAAGCCGCTCAGTCCGCGCGATCAGGAAATTATGGAATATGCGGTGAAAAAGGCGGCGGAGGAATGCTTTACGGAAGAGCATCCCGGCGAGGCTGTTACAGATAAAAGCGGGGTGATCTTCATTCTGCTGTATGCCAAAGGCGCACCGGGGGAACCGTCTAAGGAGAAGCTTAGCCTGCAGGGGCTGACGGCCACGGGGAAACGGTTCATCACGATTTGCCAGGAGCTGTTCTTCAGTATAGTGACCTGCTATGTCGGCTCATTCAGACCCCTTCAGGAGCTGCCCGGAATGTGTGAAAGCCTGAAGAGCATGGAGCGTGACAATATTTCCCGGACCCAATCGGTACTGTTGTATGTACCACAGGAACAAGTGCTGCTGTCTCCGGATTCGGATGAGATTGAACTCAGCGATTTACTTGCTTATATGCTGAACGGCAAGCGGGAGTCCGCTGTCCGTTTCATTCATAACCTGACAGAGAAATTGGAAGCCAGTCCCGGTTTCCAGGGAAGAAATCTCGATGCCCTGCATCAGGATACCCTGCAGATGATCTACCACTTCCTGCAGGTCAGGGGAATCAATGCCGGAAGCATTGCCATGTTCACAGACTGGACCACCGCCCGCATTAGGGGATTGCTGCAGTACAGGCATTGGGTGGAAGGGATGGTGTCGGCAGTCATGGAAGCGGAATTCGAGCGGCAGGAAAAGGGCGGGGTGATTGAGCGCTCCATCCGCTACATCCAGCAGAATGTGGAGGAGGAGATCTCCCGGGATATTGTGGCGGATTATGTGGGACTGAATCCGGCTTATCTCTCCAGACTGTTCAAAAAGGAGACCGGCCAGAACCTTATTGATTTCCTGATTGCTGTGAAGATGAACCGCACCCGCGAGCTTCTGGACACTACGGAGATGTCGGTTAGCACGATAGCACAGCAGGTAGGCTACAGCAATTTTTCACATTTCACCAAAATGTTCCGCAAGCAGTTCGACGTAAATCCGCAGGAATACCGTAAAGTCACAAAACGATTAGACTAA
- a CDS encoding glycoside hydrolase family 66 protein, producing the protein MFRKLAILYLCLLLLLVQTSATGYARSGAAPAEAEPAAAVNPKILKMVPSKARFAPGEAAELILTLNQSAGWSGKLHLQIYQLNTLVAEGSKDLTVLQEGSNMLTVGWTPPAEDFRGYTVKAWIEGAAPTDYATAAIDVSSDWTHFPRYGYVADFPQETAEASDAKLKELSQDYYINAYQFYDWMWRHDVSVYSKTNENGRPLTDADGSFLDEDINADTRYADLLGRSLYPLTVKQQVEAAQKYGSAAMAYQMNYAARENYEDFGVSPEWGLYNTDQLDKSNPQKEQNGYTFDVNGKTTSLFLQDPGNTFWQDYITKQFDRSINTFGFNGIHLDQWGANDNNFLYDYNGNKRYYSLDYAKLIGSVKDSLLANNPAKSNVTFNMVGGNAEYSAVPNPETKTDFDYSEIWQDRNHYRDIQKVVEDTRIRNGGKAMVIAGYMNYKEATGLPARGTEAQGVPLTLDYQSRIAKAYGWVGNFGRKDTDAVTFTVNAPADGMYSLILNYGQGNGSGSPEGQLLVNGEVAAAAIPFDAGTGWGNPTAQAGVQAMLKKGENSVKLTLNTNNLWLNLASLEVLGQGMNERYEAVEAKLDNVIVDQYSHVYYFDTTGDYVKFYVNVPAEGEYPLGFSYASDWQAVKRDLLVNDVPQGEVSFAGRGTWDKFSEQEHLSQVHLKAGDNVITLKANTDDLGIKLKDMTVGAQKYYALYADTPQTNSIRYSESKTDNFGQAGQTVTYNVYADRALDTITVLYHGGNEPVMSVLVDGEPAPQAQNITFPATAGGWDGQMQPIELPVFVQAGHHSITLKMESSGQYVNVGGILAGGYEYSTGGAETTGGVVPVTGYAADFNNVNDRVAFTVKAAQSGMYDLGWVYQNEAHGAVTVSRSVYVNNGAGTPVSFVPTAGSGWGEAAVNGIALTEGENRIVIKMTEGQDSGIRLDRLKVTLSGVTDAVTRSHEAESTDTVLPFSLYKDTVLNFGEAGQQVSYPVTIPQPGEQSLIFTYSNAGGFTTRSVYIDGVRAKDEHGKELKIGLDGTESLEKYSGDGYVIVPHMEAGAHTVTLKMEADDVAGSIRLRGVTAGYFNEPSVRLMDAGLAAMGATHIELGTAEKQAEGPNMLAHEYYPNRSKKMLESTKEAMQEYYKFNAAYENLLFDSKPDASAVVTVEAAGGKIATSQDAAENTLWTTVRQNDDNTGFERYEVLHLINLLHNDDNWRNAADAPAVLNQLKVSYDIGISENEAPDLKVYAASPDTGQGLSQELNYTWNGEQLQIELPSLEYWTMIYIDKAPKTAVVQPIFSDEEPGLPTPMPTGTPAPAATAAPESTVISAAKPMATPEPESAEPGTLVLQAKDVSDAVDRTITIAVNEEKYNRILLPVSVAEGLQAEILRLQGSRFTLDFRHDNILQLLEENKGKLTAGSQIQMIFTKLGTKDVSLPDVKPWIPAGPAYEFEFGVTAANKDLLKLAAFRSPVQLTLKAGELGGQVDLYPLLGIYSYNEQLKKWDYVSGRIDTAKQEISAELSHFSLYTVFAYDKTYADVPGDHWAYKAIHILTAKHVINGMTENTFNPSAKVTRAQFTALLAKALQLKGDDPAPFTDVAAGSWYAGDVAAAYQAGIITGRSGTRFAPNEAITRQEMAVILAKALDKAGGIGLAGGTASFRDSGEISAWAQAAVQLVQSAGLMKGYTNGAFKPGAYATRAEAALTIEHLIRQSSRS; encoded by the coding sequence ATGTTCAGGAAATTAGCTATTCTATATCTCTGTCTTCTGCTGTTGCTGGTTCAGACTTCTGCCACAGGCTATGCACGCAGCGGAGCGGCTCCGGCAGAGGCGGAGCCGGCAGCTGCTGTGAATCCCAAAATCCTAAAGATGGTGCCTTCGAAAGCAAGGTTCGCTCCGGGCGAAGCCGCTGAGCTGATTCTGACCCTCAATCAATCTGCCGGCTGGAGCGGCAAGCTGCATCTGCAGATTTATCAGCTGAATACGCTGGTTGCCGAAGGCAGCAAAGATCTGACGGTTCTCCAGGAGGGAAGTAACATGCTTACCGTTGGCTGGACACCTCCGGCTGAGGATTTCCGCGGCTATACGGTGAAAGCATGGATCGAGGGAGCTGCTCCAACCGATTATGCAACCGCAGCGATTGATGTTTCGAGCGACTGGACGCATTTCCCGAGATACGGCTATGTTGCTGATTTTCCGCAGGAAACGGCGGAAGCGAGTGACGCCAAGCTCAAAGAGCTGTCTCAGGACTATTACATTAACGCCTACCAGTTCTATGACTGGATGTGGCGCCATGATGTCTCGGTCTACTCCAAGACTAATGAGAACGGACGGCCGCTGACAGATGCGGACGGCAGCTTTTTGGATGAAGATATTAACGCTGATACCCGCTATGCAGATCTGCTGGGACGTTCGCTGTATCCCTTAACCGTCAAGCAGCAGGTAGAGGCCGCGCAGAAATACGGCTCTGCAGCCATGGCATATCAGATGAATTATGCGGCACGCGAGAACTATGAAGATTTCGGTGTCAGCCCGGAGTGGGGGCTATATAACACGGATCAGCTTGACAAGAGCAATCCGCAGAAGGAGCAGAACGGATATACCTTCGATGTGAACGGGAAGACCACCTCCCTGTTCCTGCAAGATCCGGGCAACACGTTCTGGCAGGACTACATTACCAAACAATTTGACCGCTCCATTAATACCTTCGGCTTCAACGGTATCCACCTGGACCAGTGGGGAGCGAATGACAACAATTTCCTGTACGACTACAACGGCAACAAACGTTATTATTCACTGGATTACGCCAAGCTGATCGGCTCAGTCAAGGATTCACTGCTCGCCAATAATCCCGCGAAGAGCAATGTCACATTCAATATGGTCGGAGGCAATGCCGAGTACAGCGCTGTGCCGAATCCGGAGACGAAGACTGACTTTGACTACAGCGAGATTTGGCAGGACCGCAACCATTACCGCGATATTCAGAAGGTCGTGGAGGATACCCGGATTCGAAACGGCGGCAAGGCAATGGTCATTGCCGGTTATATGAACTATAAGGAGGCTACGGGTCTGCCGGCACGGGGTACGGAAGCGCAGGGTGTTCCGTTAACGCTGGATTACCAGTCCCGGATTGCCAAGGCTTACGGCTGGGTGGGCAATTTCGGGCGCAAGGATACGGATGCGGTAACATTTACGGTAAATGCACCCGCAGACGGCATGTATTCCCTTATCTTGAACTACGGGCAGGGCAATGGCTCCGGTTCTCCAGAGGGGCAGCTGCTAGTGAACGGTGAAGTTGCCGCCGCTGCCATTCCTTTTGACGCCGGTACGGGGTGGGGGAATCCGACCGCGCAGGCCGGAGTGCAGGCTATGCTGAAAAAGGGTGAGAATTCAGTTAAGCTTACGCTGAACACCAACAACCTGTGGCTTAATCTTGCGAGCCTGGAAGTGCTGGGGCAAGGGATGAATGAACGCTATGAGGCAGTGGAGGCCAAGCTGGATAATGTGATTGTGGATCAGTACAGCCATGTCTATTATTTTGACACCACCGGTGATTACGTGAAATTCTACGTTAACGTTCCCGCTGAAGGAGAGTATCCGCTCGGATTCAGCTATGCTTCGGATTGGCAGGCAGTGAAGCGTGACTTGCTCGTTAATGATGTGCCCCAGGGAGAGGTCTCCTTCGCCGGCAGGGGGACATGGGATAAATTCTCCGAGCAGGAGCATCTGTCACAGGTTCATCTGAAGGCAGGCGATAATGTCATTACTCTGAAGGCAAACACCGATGATCTGGGCATCAAGCTCAAGGATATGACGGTCGGCGCGCAGAAATATTATGCCCTGTATGCGGATACTCCGCAGACCAACAGCATCAGGTACAGCGAGAGCAAGACAGACAACTTCGGGCAAGCCGGACAAACAGTCACCTACAATGTATATGCGGACCGTGCGCTGGATACAATTACCGTCCTGTATCATGGCGGCAATGAGCCTGTGATGTCGGTGCTGGTGGACGGAGAACCTGCTCCGCAGGCGCAGAATATCACGTTCCCCGCAACAGCGGGCGGCTGGGACGGCCAGATGCAGCCTATTGAATTGCCAGTCTTTGTTCAGGCGGGACATCATTCCATTACGCTGAAAATGGAATCAAGCGGGCAATATGTCAATGTTGGCGGGATTCTTGCCGGCGGTTATGAATACAGTACAGGCGGTGCGGAAACAACAGGAGGGGTTGTGCCTGTAACCGGCTATGCCGCAGACTTCAATAATGTCAATGACCGGGTAGCCTTTACCGTGAAGGCGGCGCAATCAGGCATGTATGATCTTGGCTGGGTTTATCAGAATGAGGCCCACGGCGCAGTGACTGTCAGCCGCAGCGTGTATGTTAACAATGGCGCGGGCACTCCTGTAAGCTTTGTACCCACCGCCGGCTCCGGGTGGGGAGAGGCGGCAGTGAACGGCATAGCGCTTACGGAAGGCGAGAACCGAATTGTCATCAAGATGACGGAAGGGCAGGACAGCGGGATCAGGCTGGATAGGCTGAAGGTTACATTATCCGGTGTGACGGACGCTGTAACTCGCAGCCATGAAGCTGAAAGTACGGATACCGTGCTGCCGTTCTCGCTGTATAAGGATACCGTGCTGAACTTTGGCGAAGCCGGGCAGCAGGTGAGCTATCCGGTGACCATCCCTCAACCGGGGGAGCAGAGTCTGATTTTCACCTATTCCAATGCAGGCGGCTTCACAACCCGTTCGGTCTATATTGACGGTGTGCGCGCCAAGGATGAACACGGTAAAGAGCTGAAGATTGGATTGGACGGCACAGAGAGCCTTGAGAAGTATAGCGGGGACGGATATGTGATTGTTCCACATATGGAAGCGGGAGCACATACCGTTACACTTAAGATGGAAGCGGACGATGTCGCCGGATCGATCCGGCTGCGCGGAGTAACCGCCGGCTATTTCAACGAGCCGTCCGTAAGGCTGATGGATGCCGGGCTGGCAGCGATGGGGGCAACCCACATAGAGCTGGGAACAGCCGAGAAGCAGGCGGAAGGCCCGAATATGCTTGCCCATGAATACTATCCGAACCGCAGCAAGAAAATGCTTGAATCCACCAAAGAAGCCATGCAGGAATACTATAAATTTAATGCAGCCTATGAAAACCTGCTGTTTGACAGCAAGCCGGATGCTTCCGCGGTTGTCACCGTGGAGGCGGCCGGCGGCAAAATAGCAACCAGCCAAGACGCAGCGGAGAATACACTCTGGACAACGGTCAGACAAAATGACGATAATACCGGGTTTGAGCGGTATGAGGTGCTGCATCTGATCAACCTGCTGCACAATGACGACAACTGGAGAAATGCGGCGGATGCACCGGCAGTCCTCAATCAGCTGAAAGTGTCTTACGATATCGGGATTTCAGAGAATGAGGCGCCGGATCTGAAGGTCTATGCCGCCAGTCCGGATACCGGACAGGGTTTGTCACAAGAGCTGAACTATACCTGGAATGGCGAGCAATTGCAGATCGAATTGCCGTCACTGGAATATTGGACGATGATTTATATTGACAAGGCGCCGAAGACCGCAGTCGTTCAGCCGATTTTCAGCGATGAAGAGCCGGGCCTTCCAACTCCGATGCCAACGGGAACTCCGGCTCCGGCAGCTACAGCCGCTCCGGAATCAACGGTAATATCTGCTGCGAAGCCGATGGCAACGCCTGAACCGGAATCAGCGGAGCCGGGGACGCTCGTCTTGCAGGCGAAGGACGTGAGCGATGCGGTTGACAGAACAATCACCATCGCGGTCAATGAGGAAAAGTATAACCGGATTCTGCTGCCTGTCTCTGTCGCGGAAGGTTTACAGGCTGAGATCCTGCGGCTTCAGGGCAGCCGGTTCACACTGGACTTCAGACATGATAATATTCTTCAGCTTCTTGAAGAGAATAAAGGTAAGCTTACGGCCGGGTCACAAATTCAAATGATCTTCACTAAACTCGGAACAAAGGACGTTTCCCTTCCGGATGTGAAGCCTTGGATTCCGGCAGGGCCGGCCTATGAATTTGAATTCGGCGTAACGGCAGCCAATAAAGACTTACTCAAGCTGGCTGCTTTCAGAAGTCCGGTGCAGCTTACCTTAAAGGCTGGTGAACTTGGCGGACAAGTGGATCTGTATCCCTTGCTGGGGATCTACTCCTACAATGAGCAGCTGAAGAAATGGGATTATGTCAGCGGCAGAATAGATACAGCTAAACAGGAAATTAGCGCGGAACTCAGTCATTTCAGCCTTTACACCGTATTTGCCTACGACAAAACGTATGCCGATGTGCCAGGAGATCACTGGGCGTACAAGGCTATCCACATCTTGACGGCAAAGCATGTGATTAATGGAATGACGGAGAATACCTTCAATCCGTCAGCAAAGGTCACACGCGCACAATTTACAGCATTGCTTGCCAAAGCGCTGCAATTAAAGGGAGACGATCCGGCTCCATTTACGGATGTAGCTGCCGGCAGCTGGTATGCCGGTGATGTTGCTGCGGCTTATCAGGCGGGCATCATTACCGGAAGAAGCGGGACACGGTTTGCGCCTAATGAAGCGATAACCCGGCAAGAGATGGCAGTGATCCTGGCCAAAGCATTGGACAAGGCAGGCGGTATTGGCCTGGCAGGGGGAACAGCATCCTTCCGGGACAGCGGGGAAATTTCAGCCTGGGCACAGGCAGCCGTTCAGCTTGTACAATCTGCCGGTTTGATGAAAGGCTATACCAATGGAGCCTTTAAGCCTGGGGCTTATGCCACCCGGGCAGAAGCGGCACTAACCATAGAGCATTTGATAAGGCAGAGCAGCAGAAGTTGA
- a CDS encoding metalloregulator ArsR/SmtB family transcription factor, which translates to MDSNFAQFDEVSDLLKALAHPVRLCIVKGLLQKGSCNVGYMQECLHLPQSTVSQHLQKLRSSGIVKTERNGLEVNYTIADARVKQLIQVFFEEDQS; encoded by the coding sequence ATGGATAGCAACTTCGCACAATTCGATGAGGTATCCGACCTGCTGAAGGCCTTAGCCCATCCGGTCCGCTTATGTATTGTTAAAGGACTGCTGCAGAAAGGTTCATGCAACGTCGGGTATATGCAGGAATGTCTGCATCTGCCCCAGTCCACAGTCTCACAGCATTTGCAGAAGCTTCGCAGCTCCGGCATTGTCAAGACTGAGCGCAACGGACTTGAAGTCAATTACACCATTGCAGATGCCAGGGTTAAACAACTTATTCAGGTTTTTTTTGAGGAGGATCAGTCATGA
- a CDS encoding histidine kinase, whose amino-acid sequence MKNRKNSLGVRLIQLFAAITIPLLSVLFAGGYYAKQNVLAQVSRSYQNLVNSNLKMMESSLEDITINLVDIVDHDESFLQLNRPGLTDSEYFFARMGIMQRNQAYQAYYHSVDMFYLYSSVNDTLTLSNVLGTTEEYMDEVRAWITDRVHNDDQLEPLQYKWTIIKIAGDYFLNRTVGNNLGNPSYIGALIRIDSMRSPLSNLNLQSGGDVLIVDNEGNILTSPSKSNGYDFKLPREKLDQNSSFSFTRDGVKLFVVSSQSAALGINLSVVIPDSELLQGLNIFQMIINVLPFFILIILLVYLYYFRRMVIRPILDLLGGIHRIRKGSMETQLPASNLIEFQALNQAFNTMVVEIQNLKIDVYEERLNAQKAEMKHLQMQINPHFFLNTLNIIFQLADLQRYELVKKTVRHLVQYFRFMLQVKDNSITLGQEIEHLRNYLEIQKMRYQQSFDFRITLAEELRSAVIPSLIVQPFVENAMLHGISLKAEIFHLEISAYRSEEVADTMIVEVTDNGKGAGAGKLQELNAPDYTPAADEGHIGIWNVKQRLAMIYRGKAGIHFSDNEPSGFRVRMSLPIEYTEEER is encoded by the coding sequence ATGAAAAACAGGAAAAACTCGCTGGGGGTTAGGCTTATTCAACTGTTTGCGGCGATAACGATACCGCTGCTGTCCGTGCTTTTTGCAGGAGGATACTATGCCAAGCAAAATGTACTGGCGCAGGTGTCCAGATCGTATCAGAACCTGGTCAACTCCAATTTGAAAATGATGGAGAGCAGCCTTGAGGATATTACGATTAATCTGGTCGATATTGTCGATCATGATGAGAGCTTTCTTCAACTCAACCGGCCGGGACTGACAGATTCTGAGTATTTTTTTGCCCGTATGGGAATTATGCAAAGAAATCAGGCTTATCAGGCCTATTACCATAGCGTGGACATGTTCTATCTGTACTCCAGCGTCAATGATACGTTGACCCTGTCCAATGTACTCGGAACGACGGAGGAGTACATGGATGAGGTGCGGGCCTGGATTACGGACAGGGTTCACAATGACGATCAATTAGAACCGCTGCAGTATAAATGGACAATCATCAAGATTGCGGGAGATTACTTTCTCAACCGGACAGTCGGCAACAATCTGGGCAATCCCTCCTATATCGGTGCGCTCATCCGGATTGACTCCATGCGCTCCCCGCTTAGCAACCTGAATCTGCAATCCGGCGGTGATGTGCTTATTGTGGATAATGAAGGGAATATCTTAACCAGTCCTTCAAAGTCAAACGGCTACGACTTTAAGCTGCCGCGCGAGAAGCTGGACCAGAATTCTTCGTTTTCTTTTACGCGTGACGGGGTGAAACTGTTCGTGGTGTCCAGCCAGTCAGCCGCTCTGGGGATCAATCTTTCCGTGGTCATCCCCGATTCAGAGCTGCTTCAGGGCTTGAATATCTTCCAGATGATTATTAATGTATTGCCCTTTTTTATTTTGATCATTCTACTGGTTTACTTATATTATTTCCGCCGTATGGTCATCCGCCCGATTCTGGATTTGCTGGGCGGCATTCACCGCATCAGAAAAGGGTCTATGGAAACCCAGCTGCCTGCTTCCAACCTGATAGAGTTTCAAGCACTGAACCAAGCGTTCAATACCATGGTTGTAGAAATTCAAAATTTGAAAATTGATGTATATGAGGAACGGCTGAATGCCCAAAAGGCAGAGATGAAGCATTTACAGATGCAGATTAATCCTCATTTCTTTTTGAATACACTCAATATTATTTTTCAGCTTGCCGACCTGCAGCGTTACGAATTAGTGAAAAAGACGGTGCGCCATCTGGTGCAGTATTTCCGCTTTATGCTTCAGGTCAAGGATAACAGCATTACTTTGGGACAAGAGATCGAGCATCTCCGCAACTATCTTGAAATTCAAAAGATGCGCTACCAGCAGTCCTTTGATTTCCGGATCACCCTGGCTGAGGAGCTTCGCAGCGCCGTTATACCGTCACTGATTGTCCAGCCCTTTGTCGAAAATGCCATGCTGCACGGCATAAGTTTGAAAGCAGAAATCTTTCATCTGGAGATTTCGGCATACCGCTCGGAGGAAGTGGCCGATACCATGATCGTTGAAGTCACGGATAACGGTAAAGGCGCCGGGGCCGGGAAGCTGCAGGAGTTGAATGCACCCGATTATACACCGGCCGCAGATGAAGGGCATATCGGAATCTGGAATGTGAAACAGCGGCTGGCCATGATTTACCGGGGCAAGGCCGGGATTCACTTCAGCGATAATGAGCCATCCGGATTCCGCGTGCGGATGAGCCTGCCCATTGAATATACAGAAGAGGAACGATGA
- a CDS encoding substrate-binding domain-containing protein gives MNPTIKDVAQKANVSIATVSRVLHNLGGYSDKTKQKVDQTIKELKYQPNAIARGLINKRTQTIGVLFPDVSSSFSSDLLHGIDEFVHSRNYSVVVCNTDQDGKRTLRYLQLLREKQVDGILFSSEMLKKEYYDLLEDMRIPVVLISSRSDFPNVPYVKVDDYQAAYDAVDYLIGKGHRNIAMISGTKGDPIAGTPRVQGYRKALEAHGIAFDSRYLVYGDFLYESGSRAMETILRKVPEVTAVFAASDEMAIGALSTAAQHGLNVPEDISIMGYDDLRLARMVNPPLTTVRQPLHDIGMLASEKLIDMIESGENARSQICAHSIVERQTVRDIT, from the coding sequence ATGAATCCCACAATTAAAGATGTTGCCCAGAAGGCGAATGTTTCCATAGCCACGGTCTCGCGAGTGCTGCATAACCTGGGCGGCTATTCAGATAAAACGAAACAAAAGGTGGACCAGACGATTAAAGAGCTGAAATATCAGCCGAACGCTATTGCCCGCGGCCTGATTAACAAGCGCACCCAAACCATCGGTGTGTTGTTCCCTGATGTGTCGAGTAGCTTCTCCTCCGATCTGCTCCATGGGATCGATGAATTTGTCCATAGCCGCAATTACAGTGTGGTGGTCTGCAATACCGACCAGGACGGCAAACGTACCTTGAGGTATCTGCAGCTGTTGCGCGAGAAGCAGGTTGACGGGATTCTCTTTTCCAGTGAAATGCTCAAGAAAGAATATTATGATCTGCTCGAAGACATGAGAATCCCGGTAGTGCTGATTTCTTCCCGGAGTGACTTCCCTAATGTGCCTTATGTGAAGGTCGATGATTATCAGGCCGCCTATGATGCGGTCGATTATCTGATTGGCAAGGGCCACCGCAACATTGCCATGATCAGCGGAACCAAGGGCGACCCCATCGCCGGAACGCCCAGAGTCCAGGGATACCGCAAGGCACTGGAAGCGCATGGAATTGCCTTTGACAGCCGTTACCTTGTCTATGGTGACTTTCTTTATGAGAGCGGCAGCAGAGCTATGGAAACGATATTACGGAAAGTACCGGAGGTAACCGCCGTATTTGCCGCCAGTGACGAGATGGCAATCGGTGCTCTTTCCACCGCTGCACAGCATGGCCTGAACGTACCCGAGGACATTTCCATCATGGGATACGACGATCTCCGGTTAGCCCGGATGGTTAATCCGCCATTAACCACAGTGCGGCAGCCTCTTCATGACATTGGAATGCTTGCTTCCGAGAAGCTGATTGACATGATTGAATCAGGAGAAAACGCCAGGAGTCAAATTTGTGCCCACTCCATTGTGGAACGGCAAACGGTTAGAGACATTACTTGA